Proteins encoded together in one Pseudomonas sp. TCU-HL1 window:
- a CDS encoding ABC transporter substrate-binding protein: protein MKRLTRLALASLALCGVVATAQAETLRIATEGAYPPFNYVDSNNQLHGFDVDIANALCAKMQVECQLVAQDWDGIIPALLAKKYDAVVASMVITEERQKKVSFTDRYYRTKLAVAVARGSELKDTQPESLKGRVVGAQSSTTQGMYAEDIYGAAGAEVKLYPSQDEANADLNTGRLDALVHDKFPLLDWLAKDGKDCCTLLGDIQGTDDEVAIAVRQEDNALRERLNKALAEIIKDGTYQQIASRYFPFDIY, encoded by the coding sequence ATGAAACGACTCACCCGTCTGGCACTGGCATCCCTGGCTCTCTGCGGCGTCGTCGCGACCGCCCAGGCCGAAACCCTGCGCATCGCCACCGAGGGCGCCTATCCGCCCTTCAACTACGTGGATTCGAACAACCAGCTGCACGGCTTCGACGTCGACATCGCCAATGCCCTGTGCGCGAAGATGCAGGTGGAGTGCCAGCTGGTGGCCCAGGACTGGGACGGCATCATCCCGGCGCTGCTGGCGAAGAAGTACGACGCGGTGGTCGCTTCCATGGTGATTACCGAGGAGCGCCAGAAGAAGGTGTCCTTCACCGACCGCTACTACCGCACCAAGCTGGCGGTGGCCGTGGCCAGGGGGTCAGAGCTGAAGGACACCCAACCGGAAAGCCTCAAGGGCCGGGTGGTCGGTGCCCAGTCCTCCACCACTCAGGGCATGTACGCCGAGGACATCTACGGTGCCGCCGGGGCCGAGGTGAAGCTCTACCCGTCCCAGGACGAAGCCAACGCCGATCTCAACACCGGCCGTCTCGATGCACTGGTCCACGACAAGTTCCCGCTGCTCGACTGGCTGGCCAAGGACGGTAAGGACTGCTGCACCCTGCTCGGTGACATCCAGGGCACCGACGACGAGGTCGCCATCGCCGTGCGCCAGGAAGACAACGCCCTGCGCGAGCGCCTGAACAAGGCCCTGGCCGAGATCATCAAGGACGGCACCTACCAGCAGATCGCCAGCCGCTACTTCCCCTTCGACATCTACTGA
- a CDS encoding IS110 family transposase, with amino-acid sequence MSSIVGIDIAKHSFDIATLQANGKYRSKAKLINAAEGFQVLQEWLNKHSEPGAWIVMEATGTYHEALAEHFYALGYRICVMNPAQIAYYARSQLQRVKTDQVDAKLIASYGEHHQDELRAWQPEPAAIRRLRALVRRLQDLKEIEQMERNRLGVADASVQESIHSVLQRVEEQIAETLKTIRDHIDDDPDLRGKRDLLTSIDGIGEQTAALLLAELGDPLQFESARAITAFAGLNPKLQDSGKHKGHVRISRVGSARLRAGLYMPAITSMTHNPAINALAQRLRARGKAGKQIVCAAMRKLLHIAYGVLKSGQPFDAQLALARG; translated from the coding sequence ATGTCCAGCATCGTCGGCATTGACATTGCCAAGCACAGTTTCGATATCGCCACCCTGCAGGCCAACGGCAAGTACCGCAGCAAGGCCAAGCTGATCAACGCCGCAGAGGGCTTTCAGGTGTTGCAGGAGTGGTTGAACAAGCACAGCGAACCTGGGGCCTGGATCGTGATGGAGGCGACGGGTACCTACCACGAGGCGCTGGCTGAGCACTTTTACGCGCTGGGCTACCGGATTTGCGTGATGAATCCTGCGCAGATTGCCTATTACGCGCGAAGCCAGTTGCAACGGGTCAAGACGGATCAGGTCGACGCCAAGCTGATTGCCAGCTACGGCGAGCACCATCAAGATGAGCTGCGCGCCTGGCAACCCGAGCCTGCCGCGATCCGCCGTCTGCGTGCCCTGGTGCGGCGCCTGCAGGATCTCAAGGAGATCGAGCAGATGGAGCGCAATCGTCTGGGGGTGGCCGATGCCAGCGTGCAAGAGTCGATTCACTCAGTGCTGCAGCGTGTCGAAGAGCAGATTGCCGAGACCCTGAAAACCATCCGCGACCATATCGATGATGATCCAGACCTGCGGGGTAAACGCGATCTGCTGACCAGCATCGATGGTATCGGCGAGCAGACTGCCGCCCTGCTCCTGGCGGAACTGGGTGATCCGCTGCAGTTCGAGAGCGCGCGAGCGATCACTGCCTTTGCCGGGCTGAATCCGAAGCTACAGGATTCGGGTAAGCATAAAGGGCACGTACGCATTTCCCGTGTGGGCTCAGCGCGGCTACGCGCGGGCCTGTACATGCCGGCGATCACCTCGATGACCCACAACCCCGCGATCAATGCCCTGGCACAGCGCCTGCGCGCCCGCGGTAAGGCCGGAAAGCAGATCGTCTGCGCGGCCATGCGCAAGCTGTTGCATATCGCCTATGGCGTACTGAAATCCGGCCAGCCATTCGATGCCCAACTGGCCCTTGCCCGGGGCTAA
- a CDS encoding NAD(P)/FAD-dependent oxidoreductase, translating into MDCDILVLGAGIVGVSTALHLQARGRDVCLVDRAEPGSGTSHGNAGLIERSSVVPYAFPRNFAALLRYGLNQQPDVRYSPSYLPKLAPWLASYWHHSAARRLEEASRAMLPLVERCVEEHDQLVAEAGLGHLIRAQGWLDVYRSRAALDQAAAEARALDRFGLRFDVMDGATLRQREPHLGSVAAGGIHWHDPKTVLDPGALVRGYAELFVRRGGRVLQGDAATLRQQAGGWSVCAAGRELQAREAVVALGPQSGALFRDLGYRIPLALKRGYHMHYAAAEGAELCHSVCDAQSGYVLAPMARGIRLTTGIEFAHPDDPANEIQLRRAERLARELFPLGRRLDAEPWLGRRPCLPDMRPVIGAAPQHPGLWFNFGHAHHGLTLGPVSGRLLAELMTGAQPFTDPTPYSAQRFR; encoded by the coding sequence ATGGACTGCGACATCCTTGTCCTGGGCGCCGGCATCGTCGGCGTCTCCACTGCCCTTCACCTCCAGGCGCGCGGCCGTGACGTGTGCCTGGTGGACCGTGCCGAGCCGGGCTCCGGCACCAGCCACGGCAACGCCGGCCTGATCGAGCGTTCCAGCGTGGTGCCCTACGCCTTCCCGCGGAATTTCGCGGCGCTGCTGCGCTACGGCCTGAACCAGCAGCCGGACGTACGCTACAGCCCGAGCTACCTGCCCAAGCTCGCGCCCTGGCTGGCGTCCTACTGGCACCATTCCGCGGCCCGCCGACTGGAAGAGGCCTCGCGCGCCATGCTGCCGCTGGTGGAGCGCTGCGTGGAGGAGCACGACCAACTGGTGGCGGAGGCTGGTCTTGGCCACCTGATCCGCGCGCAGGGCTGGTTGGACGTCTACCGCAGTCGCGCGGCCCTTGATCAGGCGGCTGCCGAGGCCCGTGCGCTCGACCGCTTCGGCCTGCGTTTCGATGTGATGGACGGCGCCACCCTGCGCCAGCGCGAGCCGCACCTGGGTTCGGTCGCCGCCGGTGGCATCCACTGGCATGACCCGAAGACGGTGCTTGACCCCGGCGCCCTGGTGCGCGGCTACGCCGAACTCTTCGTGCGGCGTGGCGGCCGCGTGCTGCAGGGCGATGCCGCGACCCTGCGTCAGCAGGCCGGTGGCTGGAGCGTGTGCGCCGCTGGCCGTGAACTGCAGGCTCGCGAGGCGGTGGTGGCGCTGGGGCCGCAATCGGGCGCGCTGTTCCGTGACCTGGGCTACCGCATCCCGCTGGCGCTCAAGCGCGGCTACCACATGCACTACGCGGCAGCCGAAGGCGCCGAGCTCTGCCACTCGGTCTGCGACGCCCAGAGCGGCTACGTGCTGGCGCCCATGGCGCGCGGCATCCGCCTGACCACCGGCATCGAGTTCGCCCACCCGGACGATCCGGCCAACGAGATCCAGCTGCGCCGTGCCGAACGCCTGGCCCGCGAGCTGTTCCCCCTCGGACGTCGCCTGGACGCCGAACCCTGGCTGGGCCGCCGTCCCTGCCTGCCGGACATGCGCCCGGTGATCGGCGCTGCGCCGCAGCATCCGGGCCTCTGGTTCAACTTCGGTCATGCCCACCACGGCCTGACCCTGGGGCCGGTCAGCGGCCGCCTGCTGGCGGAGCTGATGACCGGCGCCCAACCCTTCACCGACCCGACTCCCTACAGCGCCCAGCGTTTCCGCTGA
- a CDS encoding amino acid ABC transporter ATP-binding protein: MKATPSQSPHLSAVPPAPAVVLEGLEKQYGDFSVLKGIDLVVRPGERIVLCGPSGSGKSTLIRCINRLEGASGGRIKVNGCDLMADPRRGAEVLRDVGMVFQHFNLFPHMSVLDNCILAPMSVRGLSRAQAEERAREYLRKVGIESHAHKYPSQLSGGQQQRVAIARALCMEPKIMLFDEPTSALDPEMVGEVLDVMVKLAGSGMTMLCVTHEMGFARQVAERVLFLEGGRIVEDSPPETFFSAPKSERARAFLAQILH, translated from the coding sequence ATGAAAGCCACACCCAGCCAATCGCCCCACCTCAGTGCCGTGCCGCCAGCCCCGGCGGTGGTGCTCGAGGGCCTGGAAAAGCAGTACGGGGACTTCTCCGTGCTCAAGGGCATCGACCTGGTGGTGCGGCCGGGCGAGCGCATCGTCCTCTGCGGGCCGTCGGGCTCCGGCAAGTCGACCCTGATCCGCTGCATCAATCGCCTGGAGGGCGCCAGCGGCGGACGCATCAAGGTCAACGGCTGCGACCTGATGGCCGATCCACGCCGGGGTGCGGAGGTGCTGCGCGACGTCGGCATGGTGTTCCAGCACTTCAACCTGTTCCCGCACATGAGCGTGCTGGACAACTGCATCCTGGCACCGATGTCGGTGCGCGGCCTGTCCCGCGCCCAGGCCGAGGAGCGGGCCCGCGAGTACTTGCGCAAGGTGGGCATCGAGAGCCATGCGCACAAGTACCCGAGCCAACTCTCCGGTGGCCAGCAGCAGCGCGTGGCCATCGCCCGCGCGCTGTGCATGGAGCCGAAGATCATGCTGTTCGACGAGCCAACCTCGGCGCTGGACCCGGAGATGGTCGGCGAGGTGCTGGACGTGATGGTGAAGCTGGCCGGCAGCGGCATGACCATGCTCTGCGTGACCCACGAGATGGGATTCGCACGGCAGGTGGCGGAACGGGTGCTGTTCCTCGAGGGCGGACGGATCGTCGAAGACAGCCCGCCGGAAACCTTCTTCAGCGCGCCGAAAAGCGAGCGGGCCAGGGCTTTCCTCGCGCAGATCCTGCATTGA
- the ilvD gene encoding dihydroxy-acid dehydratase gives MPDYRSKTSTHGRNMAGARALWRATGMKDEDFKKPIIAIANSFTQFVPGHVHLKDLGQLVAREIEKHGGVAKEFNTIAVDDGIAMGHDGMLYSLPSREIIADSVEYMVNAHCADAIVCISNCDKITPGMLMAALRLNIPVVFVSGGPMEAGKTKLASHGLDLVDAMVAAADESCSDEKVAEYERSACPTCGSCSGMFTANSMNCLTEALGLSLPGNGSTLATHADREQLFLRAGRLAVELCQRYYGEGDDSVLPRNIANFKAFENAMTLDIAMGGSTNTILHLLAAAQEAEIDFDLRDIDRLSRKVPQLCKVAPNIQKYHMEDVHRAGGIFSILGELARGGLLHTDVATVHSPSMADAIARWDITQTRDEAVHTFFKAGPAGIPTQVAFSQSTRWDTLDDDRAEGCIRSVEHAYSQEGGLAVLYGNIALDGCVVKTAGVDESIHVFEGTAKIFESQDAAVKGILADEVKAGDVVIIRYEGPKGGPGMQEMLYPTSYLKSKGLGKQCALLTDGRFSGGTSGLSIGHASPEAAAGGAIGLVEDGDRIHIDIHNRTIQLLVSDEELSHRRHAQDKKGWKPAAPRARKVTTALKAYALLATSADKGAVRNKAMLDH, from the coding sequence ATGCCCGACTATCGCTCGAAAACCTCCACCCACGGCCGCAACATGGCCGGCGCCCGCGCCCTCTGGCGCGCCACCGGGATGAAGGACGAAGACTTCAAGAAACCGATCATCGCCATCGCCAACTCCTTCACCCAGTTCGTGCCCGGTCACGTGCACCTGAAGGACCTGGGGCAACTGGTGGCCCGCGAGATCGAGAAGCACGGCGGCGTGGCGAAGGAATTCAACACCATCGCCGTCGACGACGGCATCGCCATGGGCCACGACGGCATGCTCTATTCCCTGCCGAGCCGCGAGATCATCGCCGACTCCGTGGAATACATGGTCAACGCCCACTGCGCCGACGCCATCGTCTGCATCTCCAACTGCGACAAGATCACCCCCGGCATGCTGATGGCCGCCCTGCGCCTGAACATCCCGGTGGTCTTCGTTTCCGGCGGCCCGATGGAAGCCGGCAAGACCAAGCTGGCCAGCCACGGCCTGGACCTGGTCGATGCCATGGTCGCCGCCGCCGATGAATCCTGCTCCGACGAGAAGGTCGCCGAGTACGAGCGCAGCGCCTGCCCCACCTGCGGTTCCTGCTCCGGCATGTTCACCGCCAACTCGATGAACTGCCTGACCGAGGCCCTCGGCCTGTCGCTGCCGGGCAACGGTTCCACACTGGCCACCCACGCCGACCGCGAGCAACTGTTCCTGCGCGCCGGCCGCCTGGCCGTCGAGCTCTGCCAGCGTTACTACGGCGAAGGCGATGACAGCGTGCTGCCGCGCAACATCGCCAACTTCAAGGCGTTCGAGAACGCCATGACCCTGGACATCGCCATGGGCGGTTCCACCAACACCATCCTGCACCTGCTGGCCGCGGCCCAGGAAGCGGAGATCGATTTCGACCTGCGCGACATCGATCGCCTGTCGCGCAAGGTGCCGCAGCTGTGCAAGGTGGCGCCGAACATCCAGAAGTACCACATGGAAGACGTGCACCGCGCCGGTGGCATCTTCAGCATCCTCGGCGAGCTGGCCCGTGGCGGCCTGCTGCACACCGACGTGGCCACCGTGCACAGCCCGAGCATGGCCGACGCCATCGCCCGGTGGGACATCACCCAGACCCGGGATGAAGCCGTCCACACCTTCTTCAAGGCAGGCCCGGCCGGCATCCCCACCCAGGTTGCATTCAGCCAGTCCACACGCTGGGACACCCTGGACGACGACCGCGCCGAAGGCTGCATCCGCAGCGTCGAGCACGCCTACTCCCAGGAAGGCGGCCTGGCTGTCCTGTACGGCAACATCGCCCTGGACGGCTGCGTGGTGAAGACCGCCGGCGTGGATGAGTCGATCCACGTGTTCGAAGGCACCGCGAAGATCTTCGAGAGCCAGGACGCCGCCGTGAAAGGCATCCTCGCCGACGAGGTCAAGGCCGGCGATGTGGTGATCATTCGCTACGAAGGCCCGAAAGGTGGCCCGGGCATGCAGGAAATGCTCTACCCGACCAGCTACCTGAAGTCCAAGGGACTGGGCAAACAGTGCGCCCTGCTCACCGACGGCCGTTTCTCCGGCGGCACCTCGGGCCTGTCCATCGGCCATGCTTCGCCGGAAGCCGCCGCCGGCGGCGCCATCGGCCTGGTGGAAGACGGCGACAGGATCCACATCGACATCCACAATCGCACCATCCAGCTACTGGTCAGCGATGAAGAGCTGTCGCACCGCCGTCACGCCCAGGACAAGAAGGGCTGGAAACCCGCCGCCCCGCGCGCGCGCAAGGTGACCACCGCCCTGAAGGCCTACGCCCTGCTGGCCACCAGCGCCGACAAGGGCGCGGTGCGCAACAAGGCGATGCTCGACCACTGA
- a CDS encoding ABC transporter permease: protein MSEFLHFFVDPELFERYGLRLLDGLLVTAKLVAISFSLGLLLGLLLALARNSGNRLLRGFSGGYIYLFRGSPLLAQLFLLYYGVGSFREFWQDVGLWWFFRDAWYCALLAFTLNTAAYQAEIFRGSLLAIAPGQYEAASALGLSRTTTFFKVVLPQSLLVAIAPLGNELILMIKASAIASLVTIHDLMGVAKAGFSRTFDFQLYLWAAVLYLVLVELIRRGLLLAEGRLGRHLH, encoded by the coding sequence ATGAGCGAGTTCCTGCATTTCTTCGTCGATCCCGAGCTGTTCGAGCGCTACGGCCTGCGCCTGCTCGACGGCCTGCTGGTGACCGCCAAACTGGTGGCCATCTCCTTCAGTCTCGGCCTGCTGCTGGGCCTGCTACTGGCACTGGCACGCAACTCCGGCAACCGCCTGTTGCGCGGCTTCAGTGGGGGCTACATCTACCTGTTCCGCGGTTCGCCGTTGCTGGCGCAGCTGTTCCTGCTCTACTACGGCGTCGGTTCCTTCCGCGAGTTCTGGCAGGACGTCGGCCTCTGGTGGTTCTTCCGCGATGCCTGGTACTGCGCGTTGCTGGCCTTCACCCTGAACACGGCCGCCTACCAGGCGGAGATCTTCCGTGGCAGCCTGCTGGCCATCGCTCCCGGCCAGTACGAAGCCGCCTCGGCGCTGGGCCTGTCGCGCACCACGACCTTCTTCAAGGTGGTGTTGCCGCAGTCGCTGCTGGTGGCCATCGCGCCGCTGGGCAACGAGCTGATCCTGATGATCAAGGCCAGCGCCATCGCCTCCCTGGTGACCATCCACGACCTGATGGGCGTGGCCAAGGCCGGTTTCTCCCGCACCTTCGACTTCCAGCTCTACCTCTGGGCGGCGGTCCTCTACCTGGTGCTGGTGGAGCTTATCCGTCGTGGCCTGCTGCTGGCCGAGGGGCGCCTGGGTCGTCACCTGCACTAG
- a CDS encoding class I SAM-dependent rRNA methyltransferase: MSLPSLRLKANADRRLRAGHLWVYSNEVDVVATPLNLFQPGDQAILEAAGGKPLGVVALSPNNLICARLVSRDTKHTLDKSLLVHRINVALSLRERLFDKPFYRLVYGDSDLLPGLVVDRFGDHLVVQLASAAMERNKDAVLDALVQVLKPRGVLWKNDSSAREAEGLERYVDTAFGVVPEWVALEENGVKFEAPVMEGQKTGWFYDHRMNRARLAPYVKGKRVLDLFSYIGGWGVQAAAFGATEVFCVDASGFALDGVERNATLNGVAEQVTCVEGDVFEALKELKAAEERFDVVVADPPAFIKRKKDLKNGEAAYRRLNEQAMRLLNKDGILVSASCSMHLPEDDLQNILLGSARHLDRNIQLLERGGQGPDHPVHPAIAETRYIKSLTCRLLPNA, encoded by the coding sequence ATGTCCCTGCCCAGCCTGCGCCTCAAAGCCAACGCCGATCGACGCCTGCGCGCCGGCCACCTGTGGGTCTACAGCAACGAGGTGGACGTGGTCGCCACCCCGCTGAACCTCTTCCAGCCGGGCGATCAGGCCATTCTCGAAGCGGCCGGCGGCAAGCCGCTGGGCGTGGTCGCGCTCTCTCCGAACAACCTGATCTGCGCCCGCCTGGTGTCCCGTGACACCAAGCACACCCTCGACAAGTCCCTCCTGGTGCATCGCATCAATGTCGCCCTGAGTTTGCGCGAGCGTCTCTTCGACAAGCCCTTCTACCGCCTGGTCTACGGTGACTCCGACCTGCTGCCAGGCCTGGTGGTGGATCGCTTCGGCGATCACTTGGTGGTGCAGCTCGCCTCCGCCGCCATGGAGCGCAACAAGGACGCCGTGCTCGACGCCCTGGTACAGGTGCTGAAACCGCGCGGCGTGCTCTGGAAGAACGACTCCAGCGCCCGCGAGGCCGAAGGCCTGGAGCGTTACGTGGACACCGCCTTCGGCGTAGTGCCCGAGTGGGTCGCCCTGGAAGAGAACGGCGTGAAGTTCGAAGCCCCGGTGATGGAAGGGCAGAAGACCGGCTGGTTCTACGACCACCGCATGAACCGCGCGCGCCTGGCGCCCTATGTGAAGGGCAAGCGCGTACTCGACCTGTTCAGCTACATCGGTGGCTGGGGCGTGCAGGCTGCGGCCTTCGGCGCGACCGAGGTGTTCTGCGTCGACGCATCCGGCTTCGCCCTCGACGGCGTGGAGCGCAATGCTACCCTCAACGGCGTTGCCGAGCAGGTCACCTGCGTCGAAGGTGACGTGTTCGAGGCCCTGAAGGAGCTGAAAGCCGCCGAAGAGCGCTTCGACGTGGTCGTCGCCGACCCGCCGGCCTTCATCAAGCGCAAGAAGGACCTGAAGAACGGTGAGGCCGCCTACCGCCGCCTCAACGAGCAGGCCATGCGCCTGTTGAACAAGGACGGCATCCTGGTCAGCGCCTCCTGCTCCATGCACCTGCCGGAAGACGACCTGCAAAACATCCTGCTCGGCAGCGCCCGCCACTTGGACCGCAACATCCAGCTGCTGGAGCGCGGCGGCCAGGGCCCGGACCACCCGGTGCATCCGGCCATTGCCGAGACCCGCTACATCAAGAGCCTGACCTGCCGCCTGCTGCCCAACGCCTGA
- a CDS encoding Ldh family oxidoreductase yields the protein MQNASSDTVHLSFTELRDLLARIFERHGTSAKTAVILAENCASAQRDGSDSHGVFRIPGYLSSLASGWVNGQAEPVVEDVGPSFVRVDAAGGFAQPALEAARSLVMEKVRTSGMALLAIRNSHHFAALWPDVEPFAREGLVALSFVNSMTCVVPHGGHRALFGTNPIAFAAPRSNGQPLVFDLATSAIAHGDVQIAAREGHTLPEGYGVDAQGQPTRDPKAVLEGGALLSFGGYKGSALSMMVELLAAALTGGHFSFEFDWSGHPGAQTPWTGQLLILINPDRGATRPFAERCEALITRMVEAGQERQPGDRRYRQRERAESEGIALRASELERLRTLASR from the coding sequence ATGCAGAACGCCTCCAGCGACACGGTCCACCTGTCCTTCACCGAGCTGCGCGATTTGCTTGCGCGCATCTTCGAGCGTCATGGCACCTCGGCGAAGACCGCCGTCATCCTCGCCGAGAACTGCGCCTCGGCCCAGCGCGACGGCTCGGACAGCCACGGGGTGTTCCGCATCCCCGGCTACCTGTCATCGCTTGCCAGCGGCTGGGTCAATGGCCAGGCCGAACCCGTGGTGGAAGATGTCGGCCCCTCCTTCGTGCGCGTGGACGCCGCTGGCGGCTTCGCCCAGCCGGCCCTGGAAGCGGCCCGCAGCCTGGTAATGGAGAAGGTGCGGACGAGCGGCATGGCGCTGCTGGCGATCCGCAACTCCCACCACTTCGCCGCGCTCTGGCCCGACGTCGAGCCCTTCGCCCGCGAAGGCCTGGTGGCCCTCAGCTTCGTCAACAGCATGACCTGCGTGGTGCCCCACGGCGGCCACCGCGCACTGTTCGGCACCAACCCCATCGCCTTCGCCGCGCCACGCAGCAACGGCCAGCCACTGGTGTTCGACCTGGCCACCAGCGCCATCGCCCACGGCGACGTGCAGATCGCCGCGCGCGAGGGCCATACCCTGCCGGAGGGCTACGGCGTGGATGCCCAGGGCCAGCCCACCCGCGACCCCAAGGCCGTCCTCGAGGGCGGCGCCCTGCTCTCCTTTGGCGGCTACAAGGGCTCGGCGCTGTCGATGATGGTGGAGCTGCTGGCTGCGGCGCTGACCGGCGGCCACTTCTCCTTCGAGTTCGACTGGTCCGGCCACCCCGGTGCGCAAACACCCTGGACCGGCCAGTTGCTGATTCTCATCAACCCCGACCGCGGCGCCACTCGTCCCTTTGCCGAACGTTGCGAAGCCCTGATCACGCGCATGGTGGAAGCCGGCCAGGAACGCCAGCCCGGAGACCGGCGTTATCGCCAGCGCGAACGCGCCGAGAGTGAAGGGATCGCCCTCAGGGCCAGCGAGCTGGAACGCCTGCGCACCCTCGCCAGCCGCTGA
- a CDS encoding ABC transporter permease: MFEQLALLSLGEGGWGMALLAGALVTLSLALACLPLGLSLGLVVALGARSRHGTRRALASAFATVFRGLPELLTLLIVYYGCQIGVQKLLAHFGHTTEVTINAFLAAMVAFSLVFAAFSSQVWLGAFKVIGKGQYEAAQVLGLSRATAFFKVILPQLTRVALPGLSNNWLSLLKDTSLVSTISLVDVMRQTNLAVSATKEPMLFYGCACLIYLFFSALSGRVFSYAEKRYSLGYRSQRA, translated from the coding sequence ATGTTCGAGCAGTTGGCTCTTCTTTCCCTGGGCGAGGGCGGCTGGGGCATGGCCCTGTTGGCCGGCGCCCTGGTCACCCTGTCCCTGGCGCTGGCCTGCCTGCCGCTGGGGTTGTCGCTGGGCCTGGTGGTGGCGCTCGGCGCCCGTTCCCGGCATGGCACCCGCCGCGCCCTGGCTTCGGCCTTCGCCACCGTGTTCCGTGGCCTGCCGGAGCTGCTGACGTTGCTGATCGTCTACTACGGTTGCCAGATCGGCGTGCAGAAGCTGCTGGCGCATTTCGGCCACACCACCGAAGTCACCATCAACGCCTTCCTCGCCGCGATGGTCGCCTTCAGCCTGGTTTTCGCCGCCTTCTCCAGCCAGGTCTGGCTGGGCGCCTTCAAGGTGATCGGCAAGGGGCAGTACGAGGCAGCCCAGGTGCTTGGCCTGTCGCGCGCCACGGCTTTCTTCAAGGTGATCCTGCCGCAGCTGACCCGGGTCGCGTTGCCGGGCCTGTCGAACAACTGGCTGAGCCTGCTCAAGGACACCTCGCTGGTGTCCACCATCTCCCTGGTGGACGTGATGCGCCAGACCAACCTGGCGGTCAGCGCGACCAAGGAACCGATGCTGTTCTATGGCTGCGCCTGCCTGATCTACCTGTTCTTCTCCGCCCTTTCCGGCCGTGTCTTCAGCTATGCCGAGAAGCGCTACAGCCTCGGCTACCGGAGTCAGCGCGCATGA
- a CDS encoding MurR/RpiR family transcriptional regulator: protein MNQSLKERLEVSLSARTASSRAIANYMLANLQDLPFETSAAVAEKLGISESTVGRFCRALGYAHFKALKADLKDDLGDSPWLIGDRLKEFRQQDVAGEDALSVGLQREMAALVRVYEHSRTPQWRTVCERLASIPRVYAAGFQTERGISLSFVHLLQYLRDGVHLVDGASGYFGDVLLSAPGQAALVVFEARRYSRHALTLCRHAREAGIPVTLVTDDYCDWAEQNADEVFRVPTDLNLFWESTGPMLSLVNLLLNDVFKCLGPDVEQRLESVAALHNEFVGYTSSPGSPR from the coding sequence ATGAATCAGTCCCTGAAAGAACGCCTGGAAGTCAGTCTGTCCGCCCGCACCGCGTCGTCGCGGGCGATCGCCAACTACATGCTGGCCAACCTGCAGGACCTGCCGTTCGAGACCTCCGCCGCCGTCGCCGAGAAGCTCGGCATCAGTGAATCTACGGTTGGCCGTTTTTGCCGTGCCCTCGGCTACGCCCATTTCAAGGCGCTGAAGGCCGACCTCAAGGACGACCTGGGTGACAGCCCCTGGCTGATCGGCGACCGCCTGAAGGAGTTCCGCCAGCAGGACGTGGCAGGCGAGGACGCCCTGTCGGTCGGCCTGCAGCGCGAGATGGCCGCCCTGGTGCGGGTCTACGAGCACAGCCGCACGCCCCAGTGGCGCACCGTGTGCGAGCGTCTGGCGAGCATTCCGCGTGTCTATGCGGCCGGCTTCCAGACCGAACGCGGCATCTCCCTGTCCTTCGTCCACCTGCTGCAGTACCTGCGCGATGGCGTGCACCTGGTGGACGGCGCCTCCGGCTACTTCGGCGACGTGCTGCTGTCCGCTCCGGGCCAGGCGGCGCTGGTGGTCTTCGAGGCGCGGCGCTATTCGCGCCATGCCCTGACCCTCTGCCGCCATGCGCGCGAGGCGGGCATCCCGGTGACCCTGGTCACCGACGATTACTGCGACTGGGCCGAGCAGAACGCGGACGAGGTCTTCCGCGTGCCGACGGACCTCAACCTGTTCTGGGAGTCCACCGGCCCCATGCTCAGCCTGGTCAACCTGTTGCTCAACGACGTGTTCAAGTGCCTCGGCCCCGATGTCGAACAGCGCCTGGAGTCCGTCGCCGCCCTGCACAACGAGTTTGTTGGCTACACCTCCTCACCCGGTTCACCCCGCTAG